In Harmonia axyridis chromosome 6, icHarAxyr1.1, whole genome shotgun sequence, a single window of DNA contains:
- the LOC123683302 gene encoding uncharacterized protein LOC123683302 isoform X3, which produces MSDDCKNTKKITGYLERRGKLKLMNSWKRYWYVLEGHLLLYYGSKEEYDALSPCKGSLTLGPTCSVKPYSSTTHKFQITTRSGNVVTLRAESILEQNKWMQAICTTLNENQKVDISPTKLCHFRYSTESVDLLVNTAEQPKLNTTPTDVDTPPSDATLEKEDTHLLERLQRLGARSYAEDIVTNHQMIVNKRPKLKKLELNEKVPKKKEGPLHSPKVLQYSPNVPKISEEPTESTGEEIVLEDEDYCVCLLDKTEDSNPPKKIPLNQPRSISFSIAREVFNRNSNSSAHISKAKFKRNSESSVQEKDKKPIKELENLTEKIQQFRENLDNIILAKSNNKDELSTDFEAKVPEDVPYQRAEEEKPLIGPRSSNLVTEEHNMTEDPHSGQNSDNKMQEEKQPSRISLIGSYYSSDNDNTDTENPQSYQDFRENELYAIPNENRVDTSSRQTKSRQQSLELHFPPPPVEAYESIPDLIDVVKNHQEVREDDFIWQNEIYEPLDRQDLQYAEAIFPDTSKAYSKVGKVDKVLGKKKVDTYDNLYEEVDDEFTFVRSPTRKEFEQRNTYVEIDDTRTKLEKQDQVGVEIDNDIYGQTTKDIHRDPQTPKVEKTNIKFFKTKHAEDETEVDNDLYAVPSEIFHKNNSIDTNNKDLQMENDLYSTVETNEEEVQYDNELYAECERRPLFSRTNSRSDKLEPPKQENLSKNKNHHDEMVQVDNDLYEAVSVKNDIYAEPIINARTSDTELLYDEPKLEGGSIQGNTQGNVEMPLYEDPDELITRPQKSEDKLTKKKKLRKAKSEEIKKHDNFLQRMLKQATRKSSEKSDKNAEEETLAQLAGIKDLLEKKKKEIMEGMVGLRPRHRRIQSDTDAQLRYVDKNATPSSVDLNEEYSTVRDNIKDDNEVIYSEVARSSKELKDLIQDLLERTKKDNQGV; this is translated from the exons ATGTCTGATGACTGCAAAAACACCAAAAAAATCACAGGATACCTAGAGAGACGAGGAAAACTG AAGTTGATGAATTCATGGAAGAGATACTGGTACGTCCTAGAAGGTCATCTACTTCTTTACTATGGTTCTAAAGAGGAATACGATGCTCTATCTCCCTGCAAAGGCTCCCTCACTTTGGGACCTACCTGCAGCGTTAAACCTTACTCCTCTACAACTCACAAGTTTCAGATTACTACCAGATCAGGAAATGTTGTAACCTTA AGAGCTGAGTCCATTTTAGAACAGAACAAATGGATGCAAGCAATCTGCACAACACTGAACGAGAACCAAAAGGTTGACATAAGTCCTACAAAACTGTGTCATTTTAGGTATTCCACTGAAAGCGTCGACTTGTTGGTGAACACTGCGGAACAACCTAAG CTTAACACAACACCGACTGATGTAGATACTCCACCATCTGATGCAACGTTGGAAAAGGAAGACACACACCTTCTTGAGAGACTCCAGAGGTTGGGAGCAAGGTCCTACGCTGAGGACATCGTCACTAACCATCAGATGATAGTGAACAAAAGACCAAAACTCAAAAAACTCGAACTGAACGAAAAAGTTCCGAAGAAGAAGGAAGGACCACTCCATTCTCCAAAAGTATTGCAATATTCACCAAATGTTCCTAAAATAAGCGAAGAACCCACAGAGTCTACAGGGGAAGAAATCGTTCTCGAAGATGAAGATTACTGCGTCTGTCTTCTTGATAAAACTGAAGACAGTAACCCTCCCAAAAAGATCCCACTTAACCAACCACGAAGTATTAGTTTCTCAATAGCCAGAGAGGTGTTCAACAGGAATTCTAACAGTTCTGCTCATATCTCGAAAGCGAAATTCAAACGAAACTCTGAAAGTAGCGTACAAGAGAAGGACAAAAAACCTATTAAGGAACTAGAGAATTTGACTGAAAAGATACAACAATTCCGAGAAAATTTAGATAATATTATTCTTGCAAAATCCAATAACAAGGATGAGCTTTCAActgattttgaagcgaaagtaCCAGAAGATGTACCTTATCAACGCGCTGAAGAAGAAAAACCACTTATTGGGCCAAGATCTTCAAATTTAGTTACCGAAGAGCATAACATGACTGAGGATCCTCATTCAGGACAAAATAGCGATAATAAAATGCAAGAAGAAAAACAACCAAGTCGAATATCTTTGATTGGCTCGTATTATAGTAGTGACAATGATAACACGGATACAGAAAACCCCCAAAGCTATCAAGATTTTCGAGAAAACGAGCTTTACGCAATACCAAACGAAAACAGAGTTGACACATCTTCCAGACAAACCAAAAGCCGCCAACAAAGTCTAGAATTGCATTTTCCACCACCTCCAGTTGAAGCTTACGAGAGTATACCCGATCTTATTGATGTTGTGAAGAACCATCAAGAAGTTAGGGAAGACGATTTCATTTGGCAGAATGAAATTTACGAGCCCCTTGATAGGCAAGATCTGCAGTACGCTGAGGCAATCTTTCCTGATACATCTAAAGCATATTCAAAGGTTGGCAAAGTAGACAAAGTGCTTGGGAAGAAAAAAGTTGATACATATGATAATTTGTACGAAGAAGTTGATGACGAATTCACATTTGTAAGGTCTCCTACGAGAAAAGAATTCGAACAGCGGAATACGTATGTAGAGATAGATGACACTCGaacaaaattggaaaaacaaGATCAAGTTGGAGTAGAAATTGACAACGATATATACGGGCAAACTACCAAAGATATACATCGAGATCCACAAACGCCGAAAGTTGAAAAAACGAatatcaaattcttcaaaacgaAACATGCAGAAGATGAAACAGAGGTAGACAATGATCTGTACGCAGTACCTAGTGAGATATTCCATAAAAACAACTCCATAGATACCAACAACAAAGATCTGCAAATGGAAAATGATTTATATTCAACAGTTGAAACGAACGAAGAGGAAGTCCAATATGATAACGAATTGTACGCAGAATGCGAAAGAAGGCCTCTTTTTTCCAGGACTAACTCAAGAAGTGACAAGTTAGAGCCCCCCAAGCAGGAGAACTTGTCGAAGAATAAAAACCACCACGATGAGATGGTACAAGTAGACAACGATTTATACGAAGCAGTTTCTGTAAAAAATGACATTTATGCCGAGCCTATAATCAATGCAAGAACTAGTGACACTGAATTGCTATACGATGAGCCAAAATTAGAGGGTGGTTCCATTCAAGGAAATACCCAAGGTAATGTCGAAATGCCCCTCTACGAAGACCCAGATGAGTTGATAACGAGACCACAGAAGTCGGAGGACAAgttgacgaagaagaagaaacttcGGAAGGCGAAGTCGGAGGAGATCAAGAAACATGACAATTTCTTACAGAGAATGTTGAAACAGGCCACGAGGAAGAGCAGCGAAAAGAGCGACAAGAATGCAGAAGAGGAGACACTAGCTCAACTGGCCGGTATAAAAGATCTActggagaagaagaagaaggaaattATG GAAGGGATGGTGGGCCTAAGGCCACGTCATAGGAGAATACAGTCAGATACCGATGCACAACTCAGATATGTTGATAAGA ATGCAACCCCCTCTTCCGTTGATCTCAACGAGGAATACTCAACAGTAAGGGACAATATCAAGGACGACAATGAAGTTATCTACAGTGAAGTTGCAAGAAGTTCCAAGGAATTGAAGGATTTGATCCAGGACCTATTAGAACGCACCAAAAAGGATAACCAGGGAGTGTGA
- the LOC123683302 gene encoding uncharacterized protein LOC123683302 isoform X4: MSDDCKNTKKITGYLERRGKLLMNSWKRYWYVLEGHLLLYYGSKEEYDALSPCKGSLTLGPTCSVKPYSSTTHKFQITTRSGNVVTLRAESILEQNKWMQAICTTLNENQKVDISPTKLCHFRYSTESVDLLVNTAEQPKLNTTPTDVDTPPSDATLEKEDTHLLERLQRLGARSYAEDIVTNHQMIVNKRPKLKKLELNEKVPKKKEGPLHSPKVLQYSPNVPKISEEPTESTGEEIVLEDEDYCVCLLDKTEDSNPPKKIPLNQPRSISFSIAREVFNRNSNSSAHISKAKFKRNSESSVQEKDKKPIKELENLTEKIQQFRENLDNIILAKSNNKDELSTDFEAKVPEDVPYQRAEEEKPLIGPRSSNLVTEEHNMTEDPHSGQNSDNKMQEEKQPSRISLIGSYYSSDNDNTDTENPQSYQDFRENELYAIPNENRVDTSSRQTKSRQQSLELHFPPPPVEAYESIPDLIDVVKNHQEVREDDFIWQNEIYEPLDRQDLQYAEAIFPDTSKAYSKVGKVDKVLGKKKVDTYDNLYEEVDDEFTFVRSPTRKEFEQRNTYVEIDDTRTKLEKQDQVGVEIDNDIYGQTTKDIHRDPQTPKVEKTNIKFFKTKHAEDETEVDNDLYAVPSEIFHKNNSIDTNNKDLQMENDLYSTVETNEEEVQYDNELYAECERRPLFSRTNSRSDKLEPPKQENLSKNKNHHDEMVQVDNDLYEAVSVKNDIYAEPIINARTSDTELLYDEPKLEGGSIQGNTQGNVEMPLYEDPDELITRPQKSEDKLTKKKKLRKAKSEEIKKHDNFLQRMLKQATRKSSEKSDKNAEEETLAQLAGIKDLLEKKKKEIMEGMVGLRPRHRRIQSDTDAQLRYVDKNATPSSVDLNEEYSTVRDNIKDDNEVIYSEVARSSKELKDLIQDLLERTKKDNQGV; the protein is encoded by the exons ATGTCTGATGACTGCAAAAACACCAAAAAAATCACAGGATACCTAGAGAGACGAGGAAAACTG TTGATGAATTCATGGAAGAGATACTGGTACGTCCTAGAAGGTCATCTACTTCTTTACTATGGTTCTAAAGAGGAATACGATGCTCTATCTCCCTGCAAAGGCTCCCTCACTTTGGGACCTACCTGCAGCGTTAAACCTTACTCCTCTACAACTCACAAGTTTCAGATTACTACCAGATCAGGAAATGTTGTAACCTTA AGAGCTGAGTCCATTTTAGAACAGAACAAATGGATGCAAGCAATCTGCACAACACTGAACGAGAACCAAAAGGTTGACATAAGTCCTACAAAACTGTGTCATTTTAGGTATTCCACTGAAAGCGTCGACTTGTTGGTGAACACTGCGGAACAACCTAAG CTTAACACAACACCGACTGATGTAGATACTCCACCATCTGATGCAACGTTGGAAAAGGAAGACACACACCTTCTTGAGAGACTCCAGAGGTTGGGAGCAAGGTCCTACGCTGAGGACATCGTCACTAACCATCAGATGATAGTGAACAAAAGACCAAAACTCAAAAAACTCGAACTGAACGAAAAAGTTCCGAAGAAGAAGGAAGGACCACTCCATTCTCCAAAAGTATTGCAATATTCACCAAATGTTCCTAAAATAAGCGAAGAACCCACAGAGTCTACAGGGGAAGAAATCGTTCTCGAAGATGAAGATTACTGCGTCTGTCTTCTTGATAAAACTGAAGACAGTAACCCTCCCAAAAAGATCCCACTTAACCAACCACGAAGTATTAGTTTCTCAATAGCCAGAGAGGTGTTCAACAGGAATTCTAACAGTTCTGCTCATATCTCGAAAGCGAAATTCAAACGAAACTCTGAAAGTAGCGTACAAGAGAAGGACAAAAAACCTATTAAGGAACTAGAGAATTTGACTGAAAAGATACAACAATTCCGAGAAAATTTAGATAATATTATTCTTGCAAAATCCAATAACAAGGATGAGCTTTCAActgattttgaagcgaaagtaCCAGAAGATGTACCTTATCAACGCGCTGAAGAAGAAAAACCACTTATTGGGCCAAGATCTTCAAATTTAGTTACCGAAGAGCATAACATGACTGAGGATCCTCATTCAGGACAAAATAGCGATAATAAAATGCAAGAAGAAAAACAACCAAGTCGAATATCTTTGATTGGCTCGTATTATAGTAGTGACAATGATAACACGGATACAGAAAACCCCCAAAGCTATCAAGATTTTCGAGAAAACGAGCTTTACGCAATACCAAACGAAAACAGAGTTGACACATCTTCCAGACAAACCAAAAGCCGCCAACAAAGTCTAGAATTGCATTTTCCACCACCTCCAGTTGAAGCTTACGAGAGTATACCCGATCTTATTGATGTTGTGAAGAACCATCAAGAAGTTAGGGAAGACGATTTCATTTGGCAGAATGAAATTTACGAGCCCCTTGATAGGCAAGATCTGCAGTACGCTGAGGCAATCTTTCCTGATACATCTAAAGCATATTCAAAGGTTGGCAAAGTAGACAAAGTGCTTGGGAAGAAAAAAGTTGATACATATGATAATTTGTACGAAGAAGTTGATGACGAATTCACATTTGTAAGGTCTCCTACGAGAAAAGAATTCGAACAGCGGAATACGTATGTAGAGATAGATGACACTCGaacaaaattggaaaaacaaGATCAAGTTGGAGTAGAAATTGACAACGATATATACGGGCAAACTACCAAAGATATACATCGAGATCCACAAACGCCGAAAGTTGAAAAAACGAatatcaaattcttcaaaacgaAACATGCAGAAGATGAAACAGAGGTAGACAATGATCTGTACGCAGTACCTAGTGAGATATTCCATAAAAACAACTCCATAGATACCAACAACAAAGATCTGCAAATGGAAAATGATTTATATTCAACAGTTGAAACGAACGAAGAGGAAGTCCAATATGATAACGAATTGTACGCAGAATGCGAAAGAAGGCCTCTTTTTTCCAGGACTAACTCAAGAAGTGACAAGTTAGAGCCCCCCAAGCAGGAGAACTTGTCGAAGAATAAAAACCACCACGATGAGATGGTACAAGTAGACAACGATTTATACGAAGCAGTTTCTGTAAAAAATGACATTTATGCCGAGCCTATAATCAATGCAAGAACTAGTGACACTGAATTGCTATACGATGAGCCAAAATTAGAGGGTGGTTCCATTCAAGGAAATACCCAAGGTAATGTCGAAATGCCCCTCTACGAAGACCCAGATGAGTTGATAACGAGACCACAGAAGTCGGAGGACAAgttgacgaagaagaagaaacttcGGAAGGCGAAGTCGGAGGAGATCAAGAAACATGACAATTTCTTACAGAGAATGTTGAAACAGGCCACGAGGAAGAGCAGCGAAAAGAGCGACAAGAATGCAGAAGAGGAGACACTAGCTCAACTGGCCGGTATAAAAGATCTActggagaagaagaagaaggaaattATG GAAGGGATGGTGGGCCTAAGGCCACGTCATAGGAGAATACAGTCAGATACCGATGCACAACTCAGATATGTTGATAAGA ATGCAACCCCCTCTTCCGTTGATCTCAACGAGGAATACTCAACAGTAAGGGACAATATCAAGGACGACAATGAAGTTATCTACAGTGAAGTTGCAAGAAGTTCCAAGGAATTGAAGGATTTGATCCAGGACCTATTAGAACGCACCAAAAAGGATAACCAGGGAGTGTGA